The genomic DNA TTAAGTTGATTTAAATGGATACGAGTTTTTTTCTGTTGTTTAATGATAAGTGAACAAGGTTTTTTGATCATTTTATTGTATTTATAAAGAATGCTGTGACGTCTATATCCAGCAACAATAACCATTTTTGTTGTTTGATGAATATTTTTAAAGTTAATCTTCAAGGTTTTGTATTTTTTTGTGTCAATATCTACCTTATTATTATCAGACTCATTGTATTCAACAGAATCAATAGCTTGATTAAGATGTACAATACAGGTTTTACTGTTTCCATATTGTAAAATATAAGTTTTTGCTTGCAACGGATTACAACATAAAACACTAAGAAATAAAACTAAACGCAAGGCTATCATGGTTAAAATTCAATCATTGCTCCTAATTGAAAAAATTCCCAAATAATATCATTGGGCTTTTCAGCCATGACTATGACTTGGTTGGAAAACCTTAAAAATAAAAAAGGTGATATTTTTTTTAAAGGAAAGATAAATCCTATTCCCATGTTTGCACCATAATTGCGTTCTGGTTGAAATTGAATAATTCCGCCACAACTAAAATACGGTTTAATTGAATACTGATTTGAAACTATATTAAGTTTAGGTTGTAACCAAAATTCATTTAGGCCTTCTATGGCATATGAAATATTAACTTCTAGCTGAATATTTTTTTGCCATTGATTAATATAATTTAATCCAATGTTAAAATCACCGGCTTCTTTTTTTGGTTTAAAATAATAGCTGTCTGCTACTGTTATTCCATAAAACTTTTGATTTATATTCTGAGAAAAAACTTTAGAATAAAAAGATATACCAACAATAAAAATAAATTTAAAACTAAATCTAATGATTATATTTGTTGAATTATTCATCTTTAAAAATTTTAATGTTTATTATAGATGGGGTTTGCCAATTTCCTTGACTATTAGATTGTACAAATAATAAAAATCGTTCTCCTAAATTATTGGTAATGGGTAGAAATAATGCTTCCTCATTTGATTCCCCTAAATCTAAACTGCTTAAAAAATTTAAGGTTTCATTGTTATAAGCTAACTGAACATCAAAAAAGAGTTTGTTATTGTTGGGGTTTCTATTTAAAAAAAGATAATCCAATAAACCATCTCCATCAAAATCAAATGATTTAACGGCAAGGTGAAACGGGTCTTGCTCAATATAATGGGTGCTTGTATAGACTATTTCTTGATTAGATGTAATTTGATTAACTTCTAAATAGTTAAAATCTAGATAGTTACACGAATTTTGCGAAGTAATACATTCATTGTAAATGAAATTGTAATCTAAGTGATTATCCTGGTTCACATCATCTAAAATTGAAACCTTTAGTTTTGGAAAAGTATTGTTGCTGACTAAAGGATTAATATTATCATTTAAAATATCATCATAAATATTACGGGAATGAATAACAGGCCCTAGGTAATACTGTTTGTTTTTACTTCCATACAAAATGCTTAAGTTTTTTACTTGGTATTGACTATCTGGACCATACCAACCGTTAATTATAATATCCTCATGACCGTCGTGATTGATATCTTTTGGATTAGAAAAGTATGTGCTAACATCACCTTCTATTGCATTTGGATACTGTGAATGCAAAAGACTGTATTCTGTATAAGCGTTTTTATTTAAAGTATTTTCCGTTTCATTGTATGAAAAAAAATCTAACTTTGAAGGTAAAACAGTCAAGCCATTTTGCTGAACATTGGCGTTAAATTGCATAAGTGTGTTTTTGTCGTTTCCTTCTAGATTTGCACATCCAATGCTTGCACCAGCATATTCAAAATACTCACCTGTTTCAGGCGCATATGTGTGAGTACCATGATATTCAACTGTTTGAGTAAACGTTTTATTGCTTGTCATTGGCCCAAAATAAACCTTTATTTTTCCTGCAACACCATAATATCTATTCCCTAAAACTAAATCCTTAATGCCATCTCCATTGATGTCGCAAGTATAAGTAGAACTAAACCAATCATCATTAGAAACATCCCATTTGGTTTGAAAATCAGGACCCAACAAAATTTTTGGCTTACTATCTATATGTAAAAACGCATCTGCAAAACCATCTAAATTTATATCCCCCACTGAATAAAATTTTGCTTCATGTTGATCAATATTTTCTTCTTTTGCGTATGATAATTGATGAATATGTTCATATTGACGCACGTTTTTAAAAACTTTAATTGTTTTTTGTAAGACATGATTGTTTTTATCGATGGCAATAATATCTAAATTGTATACACCATCGTCACCTAGGCTTTCAAGATCAACCCAATATGAACCTTGTTTTACCGGTTGATGACCGGGATTTAAAACAATATTAGCCAGTTTAACAGTGAGATGTTTAAATGATTTTAAAGAATTAATTTGATAATAAAGATTAAAATTTTTATGAAGTCGAATGCCATTAAAAACAGGAACTGCTGAATGGGTATCACTCAAATTATAGTCAAAACTAACTTCAATTGTGTCTGGATTTATAGCTTTTTGCGCCCTGCTTCCACAGGCTTGACAGGCCAAACCCAACAACATTATTCCAATTACAGCTATACTTTTATTTACACTATGTTTGAGCATGTCCTCATTGTGCATGCTTCGTGCCAACAAAAAAACTGTTATAATCCTGTATTTTACAAAAAGTATTTAACTAACTGTTCATTTTTTATACAACCTGACTAAAACTTAGACATTGTAATGAGAGAAATAAGTTCTGATTGTTTTTTAAAAACTCTATCAGTATCAGTTTTATATTAAATTTTAGGTGTATTTATTCTTTCTTAAGTTCATGGCTTGTGCAGCGTTAATCAAAATTAATAATGAAATCAAAAAGACCAACCCTAAAGCACTTTGATTAGAACTGATATTGCCACAGGCTTGAGAACTGATAAAACTGGTAAAAACTTCATCTGGATTCCCAGGAATAACTTGCCCACCACCACTGATCGTAAATTGTGTACATGCGATCATGACTTTGTTCTGTGTATCCTTAAGCAATGCACAGGCTTCATAATCACCATCAGCATATGTATGCTGTTTATTTGGAGCGCAACTTTCATTGCTGCTATTATCACCAAATTGCATATCACAGGTTGATAAAGCGCTAGCATTACCAGAGTTAACATTAAAAGTAACTTTACCGTTAGCACCAAAACTTGCATTTAAAACAGCATTGTTAAATGCATCGCTGGGTTCACCTGGTTGCAAGACCTTAAGGGTTACGGTTCCTTCATTGGAGTCTTTATCATTGTCGTTCATGGTCCATTTGTAGGTGTCTGTTCCAATAAAATTATTGGCCGCTTGATAGGTTTTAAATACCCCAGAACCTGATTGAGTTCCTTTAACAACATTTTCTACAGTGCTATATGTGTAAGGTCCAGGACCATAGTTATTATCGTTATAATCCAATGAGTAAGAAACTTCATCATTATGTTTTACAATCACAACCTGATCATTAGCTACCGGTGCAGAATTGTTTGCATTGCTTGCTGGAACACCATTAACAGTGACTTCAACCTTAGCCCAAGCATTTCCTGGCCCTATTTCATTCACTTTCACACTTATGCCATTAGAATTGGTATAGGTTTGACCTTGTTGTATTGTTTCTTTAATTTGTGAATCAAAAGCTAAGCTTGTGCCTTTTTCATGGAAACTTACTTGATTGAGGTATGAACTGGTTAGGTTGGCATCAAGACCAACCGCTGTTCTAAAAGATAAATAGATGGTTTTACTTAATAAAAACCTAAGTGCTTGCGGCCCATCTGACATTGCTGGATCAACTCTTAATGGATAAAGTGTGTAAAACCCAGATTGTACCGTTCCAATTCTATTTTGATAATTTCTAAATCCTTGTAGCTCATCTACATTAACGGCATTCATTGACATGGTTTTAAAGCCGATACCGCTACCGTTGCCCATAACAGAGGAATCATCACCGTAGGTTTGGCTATTGTTAGCTGCATGCGCTAATCCCATGGTATGACCCACTTCATGCGGTATCACAACGCTATGATTTCCACTGGCAAAAAGTCTGACAATTATAGAGCGCATGGTTTGGTTGGTTGAGGGTGTCCCAAACTCTGCATAGCCTCCTAAACCACCACAAATACTTTGCATATTGGGTGTTATTAAAATGATATTATCAAAGGTATTGATATCCACTCCATGATCACTTAAAACTTCTTGTCTTGCTTGAGGGACAAATGTATCTAGACCTATGCCTGAGTTGCACCACGATGAGCTAGAATCTAAAGTGATGGCATAGATTTCTGGATTACCATCAGCATCTGGATCATTATCAAATTGTAAATAGCCCCAACTGCCCTCATAATATTGTTCATTCATACGGTTATGGTGCTCTGTTACACCTGATGAACTGAGTTGGCTTTGTTGGCCATTGGAAAAGTGTACTCTTACATAAACAATGCTTCTTACATTAACTGTAGAGGCCACCATAAATTGATTCATCAAACTTTGCTCATCAATATTTAAATTATTAATCAGCAAGGATTCATCTTGTAGTGTTCCTTGAGCTTGAATGTGTAAGGTAGAATTTAATAAATCTTTATTGATATGATCGGCAAACTGTACATCTTTATACTTTTGAGTGTCTGGGTCTAAAATTCTGAATTTTTTTTCATGCGTATGCTCTGCAAAATTATCTGAAATTAAAACTTGAATGGGGCCTTCATAGGAAAACTCTGAACCTTGCTGAAAAAACTGATGACTTTGGTAATGATTCCCCTCAGCTTTATGATTTTCAACAGGATTATCCTGATATGAAGGGTCTAGAATTTCAATGAAGTTTTGTGATTCTAAACTACTGCACGCATTCAAAAACAGAAAGCTGCATATCAAGAGCAATAGCTTATATTTGTTATGTTTGGCTGAATTCATCAAACATAATTAAAGCAAATTTCAAACCAATTATAAGTCCAATTAAAACAAGTACTTAAAAATAAAGTTTATGTAAATTTACAGCAAAACTGCAAACTTTGCGTAGCTTGCAGTTTCAAAAGCTTAATAAAGTAGTCTTACAATTCACAAATAGTTTTTAAAAGTCTGGTTGCAATTTGATAAGGGTCAGCATTAGCGCCAGGGCGTCTATCCTCCAAATAGCCACAACCATCCTTAATTACTTTTATAGGAATACGTATAGAAGCACCTCTATCAGATTCACCTGATCTAAACTCATCTATATGACAGGTTTCATGCTCGCCTGTTAATCTTTGGGCTAAACCATCACCATAAACTGCAATATGCTCTGCGTGTTTTTTGGATAAACGCTCAATAACCTTTGCTATGGCTTCTTTTCCAGTTTTTTCATCGCGCATTGATTTTGTAGAAAAATTGGTGTGCTGTCCTGCACCGTTCCAGTCACCTCTAACCGGTTTGTTATCTAAAGTTGCAGTAACATCATACTCTTCACCTGTTCTGTAAAGTATCCAACGAGCAAACCAAGCATGGTCACAAACAGTTAGAGGGTCCGCTGATTCGCCTTCTACACCTCTATAACCCACTTGAAACTCCCATTGACCGGGCATAACTTCCGCATTAATACCATACAGCATTACACCCGCCTCTAAACATGCCGCAGCATGATCTTCTACTAAATTTCTGCCAAAAACTTCATCTGCACCAACACCACAATAAAAAGGTCCTTGAGGTGCTGGATAACCCCTATCAGGCCAACCCAAAGGAGTGCTACCTTTGAATAAGGTGTATTCCTGCTCAAAACCTATCCATGGATCGTGATCTTGAGCCCCTGCCAATAAAACTTTTCTTAACTCTGCTCTGGTATTGCTTTTATGAGGTGTTCCATCAACATTGAATACTTCACACATAACCAAAAAGTTACCTTCACCTCTAAAAGGGTCATGTACAAAATTAACGGGTTTTAGGACTAAATCAGAACTATGTCCGGCAGCTTGATAAGTACTTGATCCATCAAAGCCCCACTCTGGAAAAACTTCAATGCTAAATTCTTCATCATCAGGTATTTCAATAATACGTGTTTTAGAACGCAGCTTTTGTGTTGGTCTTGCTCCATCCATCCAAATATACTCTGCCATTCCCAACATAAAAATTCCTCCTTAATTATTAATAATACTGTATAAAGCGTGTATATATGGACAAAATAAAATTGTCTCGATTTTTATTACAAGAACTTTGATTTATTAACTCAATAAAATTTATTTTTGGTTCTTTAAATAGTGACAGCCTTGACTATACTTATTTCTTTGAGCCGCAGTCACAATAAGTTGCGCCACTGTAATCGCATTCCTAAGAGCCAATAGGTTTTGAGTTAGTTTTCCATTAGCGTAAAACTTAGCTATATCATCACTCAAAGTTCTAATAATACCTTGAGCCCTATCTAAACGTTGTGGTGTTCTAACCAAACCCACATAATTCCACATGGTATGCTGTATGCTAATCCAATCTTGAACAAGCAGTTCATCCTCAATAACAATATCACCGTTTTTCCATTCAGCAATATGATCAAAATGCTCTGAAGGATGTTTCAATTTTTCTGCGATAGCTTTTCCACCACGATAACCAAAAACTATATTCTCTAACAATGAGGTACTGGCTAAACGATTTGCACCATGAAGTCCAGTGCAGGCTGTTTCACCGACTGCCCATAACTGTTCTATGCTCGTTTGAGCATTTTCATTAGTGTATACCCCCCCACATGAATAATGGGCAGCTGGAACAACTGGAATAGGATCTTTACTTATATTGATTCCTTGCATCAAGCATTTTTCATAAATATATGGGAATCTATTTTTTAACCATTTTTCATCTTTATGGCTGATATCAAGGTAAACATTGTTAACATTTTGTTTTAACATTTCATTATGAATACTTCTTGCCACAATATCTCTAGGAGCTAAATCAGCCAATGAATGGTAATCTTTCATAAAAGCATAGCCAGCATGGTCAATAAGAACACCACCCTCTCCTCGCAATGTTTCACTGATTAAAAATTTTTTACTCCCTTTTTTATAAAATGCAGTAGGATGAAATTGAATAAACTCTAAATTCATGACCCTAGCGCCCAATCTATAGGCCATGGCAACGCCGTCTCCCCTTGAAAGCTTTGGGTTGGTGGTATTTAAAAATAACCTTCCTAATCCACCGGTAGCTAAAACTGTATGATGAGAAAGAATTGTTTTTACCCTTTGTGCTTGTTCATCAAAAACATAAGCACCCACACATTTTTGAGCGGCATAACGGTCTAATTGATTGGTAGAATGATGTGACGGTGTTAACAAATCAATAGCAGTATGAGAGTTCAATAAGCGAATATTTTTATGTTGTTTAAGATATTGAAGAAAGTGGGTTTGGATGCTTAAACCGGTCTGATCAGCACAATATAAAATTCTTGGGAAAGAATGTGCCGCCTCTTCAGTTAACTTATAGTCACCATCGTCTTTTTCAAATGGAACTTTAAGGGTATCTAATAAAATATGCTGAGTTAATTCCGGCCCTTCTTCTGCCAAGATATTAGCTGCTATAGGATTAGAGAGCCCTGCCCCAGCATTTAATATGTCTTTTACTAAATCGCTGCTTTGTTCATTAGGGTTTTTATAAACAATTCCACCCTGAGCCCAAGCGCTTGCACTGTAGTCTAAATCTCTGGCACTGCTTAACATGGTAATTTGAATATTGGGATTTTCTTCTAACAAAGAAAAGGCTGTTGTACACGCTGACAAGCCGGTGCCAATGATTAATACATCGGTTTTTTCAATTAAATCCTTCATTGTATGCTGGCTATATATACTGCATTTCCATGCTTATGTCAGCTGCTTTAACTGTATGTGTTAATGCGCCTACAGATATATAATTGACTCCCAATTCACATAAACTGGGAATTCTTTCTAAAGTAATTCCACCAGAAACTTCAACAGGAATTTTATCTTGCAAAATAACCAATGAGGCTTTGATCATTTCGTTACTCATATTGTCTAGCATAATACGCGTCACTTTATCTGCAAAAGGTAAAACTGCTTTAACATGTCCCAATTGAGTTACTTCTATCACCAGCTTTTTATCTGGGTGATGGGTATTGGCAAGATCTATGGCTTTAGCAAAGTCATATTTTAAAACTTCTAAATGATTATCTTTAATCATCATTTCATCAGATAAACTAAATCTATGATTGTATGCGCCGCCTTGTAAAACGGCATACTTTTCTAATTCTCTCATTAAGGGTGTAGTTTTACGGGTGTCCAAAATTTTTGTCTGACTACCTTTACATGCATTTACGTATTCCTTAGTTTTACTAGCAATAGCACACATTCTTTGTAAGATATTTAAAGCTATACGTTCAGCTTTTAATAAGCTTCTTGCTTTACCTAAAATCTCAAGAATATAATCGCCTTTTTTATAAGACTTTCCATCTTCGGCCAAAATTTTAAACTCAATTTCTGAATCAACTTTTTTAAAAATTCTTTGTGTTTGTCCTATGCCCGCTAAAACCAAATTTTGTTTACATAGTAGCAAAGCTTTTGCTTTTTGTTGTGAAGGAATAATAGACTCTGAGGTAATATCACCTTGTGGGCAGTCTTCTTCTAATGCATATTCAATAAAACTTTCGAAATCCACAATAGCATTAGAATTATGCTAGTTGAGTGCTTTGGTCAATATTATCAAACAATATACTATTGAATTAAATACTGATTCTTTTTCTTATACGTTTACTGCCAAAAACCATCTCAACTTCAACATAGTTAGGCATACCATTCACTTCTTCATCAAAACTTACTTCTTTTTCAATCATACGAGAACCCATTTCAAAAAACATTTGAACTTTAGGGTTGTAACTACCTGTTACCGCACTTATATCAGCTTCATTGATATTCATGGTGGTATTGAGATTCATGGTATCTTCATTATCATCATCTTTGCGGACAGCGCGCTTTGCCTGAGAATTTTCTACCAATCTTAAAATATAACGCCCAAGCTCTATGCGATCACCCAAGGCAACAGGGGCTTTATTAACTTTTTGGCCATTGAGATATGTTCCATTTTCGCTGGCTTGATCTTCAATTCTGTAGCCTCGCAACTCATCAAAAATGATGCACATGTGAGATCTAGAGACTTCTGGGTCATCCAAAACTATATGGTTTTCCGCTAAACGTCCAACATATGTGATATTGGGCTCTAACAGAATGCTTTCTATAACTTTACCTTCAAGTTGAATTTCTATGGCTAATGATTGCGACATATATTCAGTATCAGCTAAACTTTAAACAATTTCAAGATTTTGCGTCACATTTG from Oligoflexia bacterium includes the following:
- a CDS encoding VCBS repeat-containing protein produces the protein MLKHSVNKSIAVIGIMLLGLACQACGSRAQKAINPDTIEVSFDYNLSDTHSAVPVFNGIRLHKNFNLYYQINSLKSFKHLTVKLANIVLNPGHQPVKQGSYWVDLESLGDDGVYNLDIIAIDKNNHVLQKTIKVFKNVRQYEHIHQLSYAKEENIDQHEAKFYSVGDINLDGFADAFLHIDSKPKILLGPDFQTKWDVSNDDWFSSTYTCDINGDGIKDLVLGNRYYGVAGKIKVYFGPMTSNKTFTQTVEYHGTHTYAPETGEYFEYAGASIGCANLEGNDKNTLMQFNANVQQNGLTVLPSKLDFFSYNETENTLNKNAYTEYSLLHSQYPNAIEGDVSTYFSNPKDINHDGHEDIIINGWYGPDSQYQVKNLSILYGSKNKQYYLGPVIHSRNIYDDILNDNINPLVSNNTFPKLKVSILDDVNQDNHLDYNFIYNECITSQNSCNYLDFNYLEVNQITSNQEIVYTSTHYIEQDPFHLAVKSFDFDGDGLLDYLFLNRNPNNNKLFFDVQLAYNNETLNFLSSLDLGESNEEALFLPITNNLGERFLLFVQSNSQGNWQTPSIINIKIFKDE
- the nadB gene encoding L-aspartate oxidase — protein: MKDLIEKTDVLIIGTGLSACTTAFSLLEENPNIQITMLSSARDLDYSASAWAQGGIVYKNPNEQSSDLVKDILNAGAGLSNPIAANILAEEGPELTQHILLDTLKVPFEKDDGDYKLTEEAAHSFPRILYCADQTGLSIQTHFLQYLKQHKNIRLLNSHTAIDLLTPSHHSTNQLDRYAAQKCVGAYVFDEQAQRVKTILSHHTVLATGGLGRLFLNTTNPKLSRGDGVAMAYRLGARVMNLEFIQFHPTAFYKKGSKKFLISETLRGEGGVLIDHAGYAFMKDYHSLADLAPRDIVARSIHNEMLKQNVNNVYLDISHKDEKWLKNRFPYIYEKCLMQGINISKDPIPVVPAAHYSCGGVYTNENAQTSIEQLWAVGETACTGLHGANRLASTSLLENIVFGYRGGKAIAEKLKHPSEHFDHIAEWKNGDIVIEDELLVQDWISIQHTMWNYVGLVRTPQRLDRAQGIIRTLSDDIAKFYANGKLTQNLLALRNAITVAQLIVTAAQRNKYSQGCHYLKNQK
- a CDS encoding glutamine synthetase beta-grasp domain-containing protein, yielding MLGMAEYIWMDGARPTQKLRSKTRIIEIPDDEEFSIEVFPEWGFDGSSTYQAAGHSSDLVLKPVNFVHDPFRGEGNFLVMCEVFNVDGTPHKSNTRAELRKVLLAGAQDHDPWIGFEQEYTLFKGSTPLGWPDRGYPAPQGPFYCGVGADEVFGRNLVEDHAAACLEAGVMLYGINAEVMPGQWEFQVGYRGVEGESADPLTVCDHAWFARWILYRTGEEYDVTATLDNKPVRGDWNGAGQHTNFSTKSMRDEKTGKEAIAKVIERLSKKHAEHIAVYGDGLAQRLTGEHETCHIDEFRSGESDRGASIRIPIKVIKDGCGYLEDRRPGANADPYQIATRLLKTICEL
- the nadC gene encoding carboxylating nicotinate-nucleotide diphosphorylase; this encodes MDFESFIEYALEEDCPQGDITSESIIPSQQKAKALLLCKQNLVLAGIGQTQRIFKKVDSEIEFKILAEDGKSYKKGDYILEILGKARSLLKAERIALNILQRMCAIASKTKEYVNACKGSQTKILDTRKTTPLMRELEKYAVLQGGAYNHRFSLSDEMMIKDNHLEVLKYDFAKAIDLANTHHPDKKLVIEVTQLGHVKAVLPFADKVTRIMLDNMSNEMIKASLVILQDKIPVEVSGGITLERIPSLCELGVNYISVGALTHTVKAADISMEMQYI
- a CDS encoding FHA domain-containing protein, encoding MSQSLAIEIQLEGKVIESILLEPNITYVGRLAENHIVLDDPEVSRSHMCIIFDELRGYRIEDQASENGTYLNGQKVNKAPVALGDRIELGRYILRLVENSQAKRAVRKDDDNEDTMNLNTTMNINEADISAVTGSYNPKVQMFFEMGSRMIEKEVSFDEEVNGMPNYVEVEMVFGSKRIRKRISI